The proteins below are encoded in one region of Berryella intestinalis:
- a CDS encoding TIGR03936 family radical SAM-associated protein, with the protein MRATYIERGRLAMLSHLEVARTIERTIRRAGLPYAVSQGFSPHMKVAFGAALPVGVGSVCEIFDVQLTDYVAPEKALEALRASCPPDLMVQSCAYIRPGEKAASVAFPISTYEAVLSRPVARIEVPESISVVRKRKEKVLVVADFLVSGFSPVGEGGPGSACPQKSDRWEFSLEAKPSGSLRPDALLRACLDRMNEGASPVEDPLRIVSVTRIGQRSA; encoded by the coding sequence TTGCGCGCTACATACATAGAGCGCGGTCGTTTGGCCATGCTGTCCCATCTGGAGGTGGCGCGCACCATCGAGCGGACGATCCGCCGTGCGGGCCTTCCCTACGCGGTCAGTCAGGGTTTCTCGCCGCATATGAAGGTCGCGTTCGGAGCGGCGCTGCCGGTAGGAGTGGGAAGCGTCTGCGAGATATTCGACGTGCAGCTCACCGACTACGTTGCCCCTGAAAAGGCGCTTGAAGCCCTTCGGGCGAGCTGCCCGCCCGATCTTATGGTGCAGAGCTGCGCCTATATTCGACCTGGGGAGAAAGCCGCCAGCGTGGCGTTTCCCATCAGCACGTACGAGGCGGTGCTGTCCCGTCCCGTCGCGCGCATCGAGGTTCCCGAGAGCATCTCGGTTGTGCGGAAGCGCAAAGAGAAAGTGCTGGTCGTTGCGGACTTCCTTGTGTCGGGGTTCTCTCCTGTCGGGGAAGGGGGCCCCGGTTCCGCATGCCCGCAAAAGTCCGATCGGTGGGAGTTCTCGCTCGAGGCGAAGCCGAGCGGGAGCCTGCGCCCCGATGCGCTTCTCAGGGCGTGCCTCGACAGGATGAACGAGGGCGCCTCGCCGGTCGAGGATCCGCTTCGCATCGTGTCGGTGACGCGCATCGGCCAGCGATCCGCGTAA
- a CDS encoding Fur family transcriptional regulator: MRYSKQRAAILDFVQESCSHPTASEVYEGVRTSLPQISLGTVYRNLIQLCEAGMISAVDVGSGPTRFDRRIDEHQHYRCTRCGRLFDVEIPSGPLFAAGVEPSLPGTLEAYSVSFFGICEACRARKDDVGFAQE; this comes from the coding sequence ATGAGGTACAGCAAGCAGCGGGCCGCGATCCTCGATTTCGTTCAGGAGAGCTGCTCGCACCCCACCGCAAGCGAGGTCTACGAGGGTGTGCGTACGAGCCTTCCGCAGATCAGTTTGGGGACGGTGTACCGAAATCTCATCCAACTGTGCGAAGCGGGGATGATCTCTGCGGTGGATGTCGGCAGCGGACCCACCAGGTTCGACCGTCGCATCGACGAGCACCAGCATTATCGGTGCACGCGCTGCGGTCGGCTGTTCGACGTCGAGATACCGTCGGGACCCCTCTTCGCCGCAGGAGTGGAGCCCTCGCTTCCAGGCACGCTCGAAGCCTATTCGGTTTCGTTTTTCGGGATATGCGAAGCGTGCCGGGCCCGTAAGGACGATGTGGGCTTTGCCCAAGAATGA
- a CDS encoding Dps family protein — MLNQKLNVLLSDYAVNHRKLQNLHWYVSGHGFFQAHATLETLYDQANEAVDEIAELILMNGGKPFASMKKYLEASHVQEREDEYLGASQMFEVVKGDYELILADVKDAKKLADEEDNYLVSAALDELIASLSKNIWMISQSQR, encoded by the coding sequence ATGCTGAATCAGAAACTCAACGTGCTTCTTTCCGACTACGCCGTCAACCATCGCAAGCTCCAGAACCTTCACTGGTACGTGAGCGGCCACGGCTTCTTCCAGGCGCATGCGACGCTCGAGACCCTGTACGACCAGGCGAACGAAGCGGTCGACGAGATCGCCGAGCTTATCCTCATGAACGGGGGCAAGCCCTTCGCTTCCATGAAGAAGTACCTCGAGGCCTCCCATGTTCAGGAGCGCGAGGACGAGTACCTGGGAGCTTCCCAGATGTTCGAAGTGGTGAAGGGTGACTACGAGCTTATCCTGGCCGACGTGAAAGATGCCAAGAAGCTTGCCGACGAGGAAGACAACTACCTTGTCTCCGCGGCGCTTGACGAGCTGATCGCCTCGCTTTCCAAGAACATCTGGATGATCTCCCAGTCGCAGCGCTAG
- a CDS encoding TIGR03960 family B12-binding radical SAM protein, with amino-acid sequence MTDLWDKVRPLVEAAERPSRYIDHEWGAVRKADADFHFCLLYPDTYELGQPNQALRILVNVVNAREGMAAERGFLPAPDMCDALRQAGLPLFSIESCAALHEFDVVGITLPHELAATNILEALDLGGIPLHTDERGESDPFVIAGGPCAFNPEPYAPFFDALNIGEGEEMLPNGLEVIRRMRASGASRFEALVELAKVPGWYVPSFYRWRDADYAREHGAWIEPVVEGVPVVIEKQIFEGFSESSGWEPCVVPFAEAVHDRLNVEVLRGCARGCRFCQAGMMYRPVRERTADNIVESVLTGLRETGYDEVSLTSLSSTDHSQIGEILERLNRATEGEGVRISVPSQRLDSFGVDMAALVAGRKKGGLTFAPEAGTQRMRDVINKNVTEEDLFGAIDAAFAAGWRRCKLYFMIGLPTETDEDVKGIASLLQRSYDRAVKAVPADQKGSIKISASVALFVPKAQTPFQWDGQIPPEEAIRRVNLLRNSVHYRAIDVHWHDPKTSFVEAVTSRSGREAAALIEEAWRRGARFDAWTECFNEQAWRDAAEALDFDVDAVAQTAYPLDYVLPWEHISTGASRRWLVRERKLADGERTTPDCTFDRCSACGVCPSLGFDNVLAAVR; translated from the coding sequence CTGACTGATCTGTGGGATAAGGTGCGCCCGCTTGTCGAGGCCGCCGAGCGTCCCTCGCGCTACATCGATCACGAGTGGGGCGCGGTGCGCAAGGCCGACGCCGACTTCCACTTCTGCCTGCTGTACCCCGATACCTACGAGCTCGGCCAGCCCAATCAGGCTCTGCGCATCCTCGTGAACGTGGTGAACGCGCGGGAGGGCATGGCTGCCGAGCGGGGGTTCCTTCCCGCACCCGATATGTGCGACGCCCTGCGGCAGGCGGGTTTGCCGCTGTTTTCCATCGAGAGCTGCGCTGCGCTGCACGAATTCGACGTGGTGGGCATCACGCTGCCCCACGAGCTGGCCGCCACCAACATCCTCGAAGCGCTCGATCTGGGCGGCATCCCCCTGCATACCGACGAACGCGGCGAATCCGATCCCTTCGTCATCGCGGGAGGGCCCTGCGCGTTCAACCCCGAACCCTACGCCCCGTTTTTCGATGCGCTGAACATCGGAGAGGGCGAGGAGATGCTGCCGAACGGCCTGGAGGTCATCCGCCGCATGCGCGCGTCGGGCGCGAGCCGCTTTGAGGCCCTGGTCGAGTTGGCGAAGGTTCCGGGCTGGTACGTTCCGTCGTTCTACCGCTGGCGCGACGCCGACTACGCGCGCGAGCACGGTGCTTGGATCGAGCCTGTGGTCGAGGGCGTCCCCGTGGTGATCGAGAAGCAGATATTCGAGGGGTTCTCCGAAAGCTCGGGGTGGGAGCCCTGTGTCGTGCCCTTCGCCGAGGCCGTTCACGACCGCTTGAACGTCGAGGTCCTGCGCGGGTGCGCGCGCGGCTGCCGGTTCTGCCAGGCGGGCATGATGTACAGGCCGGTGAGGGAGCGCACGGCCGACAACATCGTGGAGTCGGTCCTGACGGGGCTGAGGGAGACCGGGTACGACGAGGTCAGCCTCACGTCGCTCTCTTCGACCGACCACTCCCAGATCGGCGAGATCCTGGAGCGCCTGAACCGGGCGACCGAAGGGGAGGGCGTGCGCATCTCGGTGCCGTCCCAGCGCCTCGATTCGTTCGGCGTCGATATGGCCGCTTTGGTGGCCGGCCGCAAGAAGGGCGGTCTCACGTTCGCCCCCGAAGCGGGCACCCAGCGCATGCGCGACGTCATCAACAAGAACGTGACCGAAGAGGATCTGTTCGGGGCGATCGACGCCGCGTTCGCGGCGGGGTGGCGCCGCTGCAAGCTGTACTTCATGATCGGCCTTCCCACCGAAACCGACGAGGACGTGAAGGGGATCGCCAGCTTGCTGCAGCGCTCCTACGACCGCGCGGTGAAGGCGGTTCCGGCCGACCAGAAGGGCTCGATCAAGATCAGCGCTTCGGTGGCGCTGTTCGTCCCGAAGGCGCAGACGCCGTTTCAGTGGGATGGCCAGATTCCGCCCGAAGAGGCGATCCGCCGCGTCAACCTGCTGCGCAACAGCGTGCATTACCGCGCGATCGACGTGCATTGGCACGATCCGAAGACCAGCTTCGTCGAGGCGGTCACCAGTCGCAGCGGGCGCGAAGCGGCGGCTCTGATCGAGGAGGCGTGGCGCCGCGGCGCGCGCTTCGACGCATGGACCGAATGCTTCAACGAGCAGGCGTGGCGCGACGCCGCAGAAGCGCTGGACTTCGATGTGGACGCTGTGGCGCAAACCGCCTATCCGCTCGATTACGTTTTGCCCTGGGAGCACATCTCGACCGGTGCGAGCAGGCGCTGGCTGGTGCGCGAGCGCAAGCTGGCCGATGGCGAGAGGACCACGCCCGACTGCACGTTCGACCGCTGCTCGGCGTGCGGCGTGTGCCCGAGCCTTGGATTCGACAACGTTTTGGCGGCGGTGAGGTAG